A genomic window from Carassius gibelio isolate Cgi1373 ecotype wild population from Czech Republic chromosome A11, carGib1.2-hapl.c, whole genome shotgun sequence includes:
- the LOC128022159 gene encoding protein SAND — MMAADVHNKGAVWEVKNGNLAPSDRLRQDRSYSPTPGLVEGTEPGAVQEGAMFVHAQSFEDLTADSEPNTDDKSAEVGNSDLGNAQEEALEGGEEEVQEQGLVIEQEEGGKEEVRNSNKAKEEDVTSETWRSHRKHMFVLSEAGKPIYTRYGTEEALSSIMGVMMLLMSFVEDKKNIIRSIHADGYRVVFLRKSPIILVGVSRTNCSDRELTRELHYVYYQIVSLLTLTQLNHVFQHRQSYDLRRLLAGSEHLTDNLLRLLDRDPGLLLSAVMCLPLASSARDMVSSSLQAAKAKNLVFSILLAGNRLVTLVRKKDQFLHHMDLHLLFNLVGSSSSFREGEGWTPICLPKFNPDGFFHAHISYLEPASDLCLILVSTDREDFFNLSDCKKRFLERLRRRSAYQSLQEALNTPGYPVSQVGIPELRHFVYKSKSSGLYTSPDLPTPYQGEEEHERLMGLYQYLHSCLHHPTRPLRYIYRCTETENLYALVTSGFELYLCFSPLGTKGLAMSAVNKLLRWIRKEEDRLFILSPLTY, encoded by the exons ATGATGGCGGCAGATGTCCACAATAAGGGTGCAGTCTGGGAGGTTAAAAATGGCAACTTGGCGCCATCAGATCGACTCCGGCAGGACCGATCATATAGTCCGACCCCCGGGCTGGTGGAGGGGACAGAGCCAG GTGCTGTACAGGAGGGTGCCATGTTCGTTCATGCCCAGTCTTTTGAGGACTTGACTGCTGACAGTGAGCCCAACACTGATGACAAATCAGCAGAGGTTGGCAACTCCGATCTAGGGAATGCTCAAGAAGAGGCTCTGGAAGGAGGTGAGGAGGAGGTGCAGGAACAAGGTTTAGTGATTGAACAGGAGGAAGGAGGGAAAGAGGAGGTGAGGAACAGCAACAAGGCAAAAGAGGAGGATGTGACAAGTGAAACATGGCGGAGTCACAGGAAGCATATGTTTGTCTTGAGTGAGGCGGGGAAACCCATATATACACGCTACGGAACAGAGGAAGCACTCTCCAGCATCATGGGAGTCATGATGTTACTCATGTCATTTGTAGAGGATAAGAAGAACATCATACGCTCCATCCATGCAG ATGGCTACAGGGTGGTATTCCTGCGGAAAAGCCCTATCATCCTGGTGGGAGTCTCTCGCACTAACTGCTCTGACCGGGAATTGACACGAGAGCTTCACTACGTCTACTACCAGATTGTTAGCTTGCTCACCCTCACGCAGCTGAACCATGTCTTCCAGCATCGGCAGAGCTACGACCTGCGCCGCCTACTGGCCGGATCAGAACATCTCACCGACAACCTTCTGCGGCTCCTCGACCGAGATCCAGGCCTGCTACTGAGCGCCGTGATGTGCCTGCCTCTGGCCAGTTCGGCCCGTGACATGGTCTCCTCCAGCTTGCAGGCTGCTAAAGCCAAGAACCTGGTATTCTCCATCCTGCTAGCAGGAAACAGGCTGGTGACGCTTGTGCGCAAAAAGGACCAGTTTCTGCACCACATGGACCTGCACTTGCTCTTCAACTTGGTCGGCTCTTCGTCCTCCTTCCGAGAAGGTGAAGGGTGGACACCCATATGTCTGCCCAAGTTTAACCCAGATGGATTTTTCCACGCACATATTTCTTACCTGGAACCGGCCTCGGATCTGTGTCTCATCCTGGTGTCCACAGATCGTGAGGATTTCTTTAACCTCTCCGACTGTAAGAAGCGGTTCCTAGAGCGTTTGCGCAGACGCAGTGCATATCAATCCCTGCAGGAAGCACTGAACACGCCAGGTTATCCTGTTTCACAGGTTGGCATACCTGAGCTGCGACACTTTGTGTACAAGTCTAAAAGCTCTGGGCTCTATACAAG CCCTGACCTTCCAACTCCATACCAGGGAGAAGAGGAGCACGAGAGGCTGATGGGATTGTACCAGTACCTGCACAGTTGCCTGCATCACCCCACACGCCCCCTGCGCTACATCTACCGCTGCACAGAGACTGAGAACCTTTATGCCTTG GTAACAAGCGGCTTTGAGCTGTACCTCTGCTTCAGTCCTCTGGGAACAAAGGGCCTGGCAATGTCTGCTGTCAACAAACTCCTGAGGTGGATCAGGAAGGAGGAGGACCGTCTGTTCATTCTCAGTCCCTTGACATACTGA